One genomic window of Camelina sativa cultivar DH55 chromosome 5, Cs, whole genome shotgun sequence includes the following:
- the LOC104785203 gene encoding zinc finger AN1 and C2H2 domain-containing stress-associated protein 11-like, whose product MGTPEFPDLGKHCSVDVCKQIDFLPFTCDRCLQVFCLDHRSYMKHTCPKGDREDLTVVICPLCAKGVRLNPNEDPNITWEKHVNTDCDPSNYEKATKKKKCPVPRCKEQLTFSNTIKCRDCNIDHCLKHRFGPDHSCPGPRKLPFMGFLSSSSSSNSRKEAKTTRPNKASASSSSTSRWSNLLSSAEGGISRLGNDISQKLQFSSSSSNDGIIEVCPQCGAKFSSVTSLVEHVEKTHERNKKQSHGSKVTVDVCPKCSKGFRDPVDLVNHIERDHRGTSKA is encoded by the exons ATGGGGACTCCGGAATTTCCAGATCTGGGGAAACACTGCTCCGTCGATGTTTGCAAGCAGATCGATTTCTTGCCCTTCACCTGCGACCGTTGCCTCCAg gTGTTTTGTTTGGATCATCGAAGCTATATGAAACATACTTGTCCAAAAGGTGACAGAGAAGATTTAACCGTGGTTATCTGCCCTCTATGTGCTAAAGGAGTCCGGTTAAACCCAAACGAAGACCCGAACATAACTTGGGAGAAACATGTCAATACCGACTGTGATCCTTCCAACTATGAGAAAgccacaaagaagaagaaatgtcCTGTTCCAAGATGCAAGGAGCAACTAACATTCTCCAACACCATCAAGTGCCGGGATTGCAATATCGATCACTGCTTAAAACACCGTTTTGGACCTGATCACTCTTGCCCTGGACCGAGGAAACTCCCATTCATGGGTTTCTTGAGTAGTAGTAGCAGCAGCAACAGTAGAAAAGAAGCTAAAACAACAAGACCCAACAAAGCTTctgcatcatcatcttcaacttcGAGATGGTCGAATCTCTTATCTTCAGCAGAAGGAGGAATTAGCAGACTCGGTAACGACATAAGCCAAAAGCTACAGTTTTCgagcagcagcagcaatgaTGGTATCATAGAGGTTTGTCCACAGTGCGGTGCAAAATTCTCTTCAGTTACTAGTCTTGTGGAACATGTAGAGAAAACACATGAGAGGAACAAGAAACAGAGTCATGGCAGCAAAGTCACGGTCGATGTTTGCCCCAAATGTAGCAAAGGATTCCGTGATCCAGTGGATCTTGTGAATCATATCGAAAGGGATCACCGAGGTACATCTAAAGCATAA